The genomic segment GGAAACTCTCCACCAGCAGGGTGATGCCCACCAGCAGGCACACGGCCATGGCCAGGGACGACACCGAGAACGAGGTGTTGGCCAAGGTCGCCCCGAGGCTCCGGACTCCGTAGCGGAACCCGAAGTCCGGGATCCGGACCCGCGCGGTCAGGCGCTGGACCAACCACGGGGCGAGGAGCGGCAGGCACAGCATCACGGCGGTGGAAAGGACGAAGCCCGTGAGCCGCCAGCGCCAACCGATCAGCCAGTACCACGCCAGCGCCCCGACGACGAGCACGAGGCCGAGACGGAAGAGCACACGGACGCCGGCCATCGTCGCGGACTGCGCCGGCAAGGTATCCAGCAGCGTCCGCGTGTCCCTGCGCCACACGTCCAGGGCGGGCAGCAAGGTGCCGCTCAGGGCGCCCCCCAGGCCCGCGAACACGGCCAGTGCGAGGGTGCCGCGCGAGACCTCCAGCGACTCGATTTCCCGGAGCATGTAGACATTGGTCAGGGTGGAGCTCACCGCTTCCAGGTTCCAGACCGCGGTCCAGTAGCCCGCGAAGATTCCGATGACCACTCCCACGACCCCGAGCAACGCGGCCTCGCCCAGGATCAGGGCCAGTACCTGGCCCGGGGTTGAACCGAGGGACCGCAGCACCCCGAACTCCCTGCGCTGCCACACCAGGCAGGCGCGCATGCTGCTGAACACGAGGAACGTGCCCACCATGAGGCTCACCAAGCTCATGGCGGTAAGGTTCAACCGGAACGCGCCCAGGAGCTCCCGCGCCTGGCCGGTGCGCTCCGCCGGGGTCACCGCGTCCGCCCGGCCGCCGAGCCGGTCCTCGATGCGCGCCGCCAGCGCCGCGAGGTCGGCGCCCTCGGCGGCCGTTACGCCGATGCGGTGGAGGGTCCCGGCGCCGCCGAACAGGGACTGG from the Deltaproteobacteria bacterium genome contains:
- a CDS encoding ABC transporter permease; this translates as MVRYFYRTVTAHWRTNPVLYALTVLGVALGVASVISIRILNQSAVASFAAGVHTIGGAADVVVTGKGGTLPDSAYPLVRGTPGVAAAWPVFETTVAVQGRPGTFARLLGVDLLAPAPDLQQAFSGFAPGAAAVGGRGWAAVTPELARAMGWVPGDRFKVRDGAGVRDLRVGALIDFERWGAPGNRRALVMDIAGAQSLFGGAGTLHRIGVTAAEGADLAALAARIEDRLGGRADAVTPAERTGQARELLGAFRLNLTAMSLVSLMVGTFLVFSSMRACLVWQRREFGVLRSLGSTPGQVLALILGEAALLGVVGVVIGIFAGYWTAVWNLEAVSSTLTNVYMLREIESLEVSRGTLALAVFAGLGGALSGTLLPALDVWRRDTRTLLDTLPAQSATMAGVRVLFRLGLVLVVGALAWYWLIGWRWRLTGFVLSTAVMLCLPLLAPWLVQRLTARVRIPDFGFRYGVRSLGATLANTSFSVSSLAMAVCLLVGITLLVESF